A genomic window from Brevibacillus agri includes:
- a CDS encoding sensor histidine kinase, with the protein MRERLLVLMIIMLATAFFGEMKVNPLGGTFRFSLGIAAFFFGLLWFSSVPVILTGFLTGTFILVFRVGLDLLMEYRPLLESVSVHLPSAFYYFSFAILFRVLRARDYLEFPLKMGLIGASVDFLSNLVELRVREYFTDFPPLTWQSFFMLLIFGVLRSFFAVGLYNSVSIRQIRAVGEVRQQELERLRMINTELYEEAFYLRKSMTQLEDITRESYRLYRRLLTSQHAESPTALTIAENVHEVKKDSQRILAGISKLINQEGLASQLPISELCELVMRANRKYAEMLGKEIQFTWSCYVSLSTNQIYALLSVLNNVVANAVEAIDESGKIVLNVQLDGRHIVFSVLDSGPGISQEEREWVFEPGYTTKYDEKGNASTGIGLTHARGIVQSLQGQLQILHDRGLWTHFEVRIPTDQLLRGEGV; encoded by the coding sequence ATGCGCGAGCGCCTGTTGGTCCTCATGATTATTATGCTGGCAACCGCCTTTTTCGGAGAGATGAAGGTCAACCCGCTCGGGGGAACGTTTCGTTTCTCGCTGGGGATTGCCGCTTTCTTTTTCGGCCTGCTCTGGTTTTCGTCCGTGCCCGTGATCTTGACCGGCTTTTTGACCGGGACGTTCATTCTCGTCTTCCGCGTCGGGCTGGATTTGTTGATGGAGTACCGCCCGTTGCTGGAGAGCGTGTCTGTCCATCTGCCGTCCGCGTTTTACTACTTCAGCTTCGCGATTTTGTTCCGTGTGCTGCGGGCCCGAGACTACCTGGAGTTTCCGCTGAAGATGGGGCTGATCGGCGCGTCCGTCGACTTTTTGTCCAACCTGGTCGAGCTGCGCGTGCGCGAGTATTTTACCGACTTTCCGCCGCTTACGTGGCAGAGCTTTTTCATGCTCCTGATCTTCGGCGTGTTGCGCAGCTTTTTTGCCGTCGGCTTGTACAACAGCGTCTCGATCCGGCAAATTCGCGCGGTCGGGGAGGTGCGGCAGCAGGAGCTGGAGCGGCTGCGGATGATAAATACAGAGCTGTACGAAGAGGCGTTCTACCTGCGCAAGTCGATGACGCAACTGGAAGACATCACGCGCGAGAGCTATCGGCTGTACAGGCGGCTCTTGACCTCGCAGCACGCCGAATCTCCGACGGCATTGACGATTGCCGAAAATGTGCATGAGGTGAAAAAAGATTCGCAGCGCATCCTCGCGGGCATCTCCAAGCTGATTAACCAGGAAGGGCTTGCTTCCCAGCTTCCGATCAGCGAGCTGTGCGAGCTGGTGATGAGAGCCAACCGGAAGTACGCCGAAATGCTGGGCAAAGAAATTCAGTTTACATGGAGCTGTTATGTCAGCTTGTCGACGAATCAAATCTACGCGCTGCTGTCTGTGCTGAACAATGTGGTCGCCAATGCAGTAGAAGCGATTGACGAATCGGGTAAAATTGTACTGAATGTCCAACTGGACGGACGGCACATCGTCTTTTCCGTGCTGGACAGCGGACCGGGGATTTCGCAAGAGGAACGGGAATGGGTGTTTGAACCGGGCTATACGACCAAGTATGATGAAAAAGGCAATGCGTCCACCGGCATCGGCCTGACACACGCCAGAGGCATCGTGCAGAGCTTGCAGGGACAACTGCAAATTTTGCACGACAGAGGGCTGTGGACGCATTTTGAAGTGCGGATTCCGACGGATCAATTGCTGAGAGGGGAGGGAGTATAG
- a CDS encoding amino acid ABC transporter permease, protein MDFIGAYAPSHLTFLLEGFWITLQVAFLSIVFSFAIAIVVGVLRYAKIPGVSQVLATAVELIRNLPLLLIIFFTYFALPEVGIKLDKFYAAVLALVIFEAAMLSEIVRSGLKSVEKGQIEAARSSGLTYVQTLWHIVLPQALRRMVPPIVSQFISLLKDTSLAVVIALPELMNHAQIINGRNVNYVIPTFLLVAVMYFVVNYALSIVSKRLENKHA, encoded by the coding sequence ATGGACTTTATCGGAGCATACGCGCCCAGTCATTTGACCTTCCTGCTAGAAGGTTTCTGGATTACCCTGCAGGTTGCCTTTTTATCGATTGTGTTCAGCTTCGCCATTGCCATCGTCGTAGGGGTGCTTCGCTACGCGAAAATTCCCGGCGTCTCCCAGGTGCTGGCTACCGCCGTCGAGCTGATTCGCAACTTGCCGCTCTTGTTGATTATTTTTTTCACGTACTTTGCCTTGCCGGAAGTCGGCATCAAGCTGGACAAGTTTTATGCGGCTGTGCTGGCACTGGTCATCTTCGAGGCGGCCATGCTGTCGGAAATCGTGCGCAGTGGTTTAAAATCGGTGGAAAAAGGGCAGATTGAGGCTGCGCGCTCCTCTGGCCTTACCTACGTGCAGACGCTCTGGCACATTGTGCTGCCACAGGCGCTCAGACGGATGGTTCCGCCCATCGTCAGCCAGTTTATCTCGCTTCTGAAAGACACTTCGCTCGCGGTCGTGATTGCGCTGCCGGAGCTGATGAACCATGCGCAAATCATCAATGGCCGCAACGTCAACTACGTGATTCCGACTTTCCTCTTGGTGGCAGTCATGTACTTTGTGGTCAACTACGCTTTGTCGATCGTATCCAAACGTCTTGAAAACAAACACGCCTGA
- a CDS encoding response regulator, whose amino-acid sequence MIRFFLIEDDAVVRRMLERIIADSGLGEIVGQASDGNRVSIDQLYGVDVVLIDLLMPGLDGIQTIKKLQAEGFTGRFIMVSQVENKEMIGEAYLQGIDTFIQKPINRLEVISVLRRVSDYLTLEASLQSIRKSLQILDVKGKEQPASGLKKPSSDEESLAQKARQLLLQLGIASEAGAHDLLVIMGWLAQNEREVDKLRDLQLKELYTQILTKLHGNLDEQALTKEVRAMEQRIRRMVLQAFTHLSSLGLTDYANPTFEHFAPRLFDFQEIRQRMQELEAGEKTTKCRISVKKFLSVFYMEAKAI is encoded by the coding sequence ATGATACGTTTCTTTTTGATTGAAGACGATGCCGTGGTGCGCCGCATGCTGGAGCGCATTATTGCAGACAGCGGCCTGGGCGAGATCGTGGGCCAGGCCAGCGATGGCAATCGCGTCTCCATCGACCAGTTGTACGGAGTGGATGTCGTGCTGATCGACCTGCTCATGCCAGGGCTAGACGGCATCCAGACGATCAAGAAGCTGCAAGCGGAAGGATTCACGGGCCGATTCATCATGGTTTCCCAGGTGGAAAACAAGGAGATGATCGGGGAGGCTTATTTGCAGGGGATTGATACGTTTATTCAAAAGCCGATCAACCGCCTGGAAGTCATTTCTGTGCTCAGGAGGGTATCCGATTACTTGACACTGGAAGCCTCGCTGCAATCCATCCGCAAGTCGCTGCAAATTTTGGATGTCAAAGGAAAAGAGCAGCCGGCGAGCGGGCTGAAAAAACCATCCTCGGACGAAGAGAGCCTCGCGCAAAAAGCGAGACAACTGCTGCTGCAGCTCGGAATCGCCAGCGAAGCGGGAGCGCACGATCTTTTGGTCATCATGGGCTGGCTCGCCCAGAACGAGCGGGAAGTGGACAAGCTGCGCGATTTGCAGTTGAAGGAGCTGTACACGCAAATTTTGACCAAGCTGCATGGCAACCTCGATGAACAGGCGCTGACCAAAGAAGTGCGAGCGATGGAGCAGCGCATTCGCCGCATGGTGCTGCAAGCGTTTACGCATTTGTCCTCGCTCGGCTTGACGGATTACGCCAACCCGACCTTCGAGCATTTTGCCCCGCGCCTGTTCGATTTCCAGGAAATTCGCCAGCGGATGCAAGAGCTGGAGGCCGGAGAAAAAACGACGAAATGCCGGATCAGCGTGAAAAAGTTTTTATCTGTTTTTTATATGGAAGCAAAAGCGATTTGA